The region gttcgtccggagcttcgcctccgtggaaggtctgcttcagaagaaggtgaagagtccctgtgtgatgcagtcttatgctgtatcctcctctcgatgaggtgtgtgcgtttgagatgtgtgcggttctgtgtgtttttgctgcaccttagctcccaggccctgggtcttctcctaacggggagagctcctcgtgtctccggtgtgataaattaaaacgggggagtgccccccgaagtgtctcgtgtgtgataatttaatgtggctctgaggcccctagtatctgcatgtgttcctcctagtgggggagagcttcgaggtgtctcctgtgtgataaattaatgtggctctcccgttcttgaggatgactggtgcattgtctgagtgtcaaccatttgcctgggaaatggggccttcggctctggccttgacctgactatattatcatgtttgtgttatgtgttcgttgggtttagagcaagagtcgactatatattaatgtgcctgccatgtgatgtgctcatcaggttatttttcccaacatccTTCAACATGGTACGCAGAGAGTGGTGAGCTGTCATTAAGCTTGAATATGTTGTTGACAGTTAAATTTCCCGGGTAAATTTTGTACGATCTCAAGTGTTCAATGTAACATGACTTGTGCTCCCTGCATAGAAACATTACATCACTGTTAACAAGTAGGATCTGCTCAATCCTGCTAAACTGAGGCAGTCCTCCCTCTTGTCCCACAGATACAAAGCTCCCAACATCATACATGGTGCCATCCAAAGTGATGCTTGACGTGCTGTATATCATACTGCTGTTTTTTGTTTAATGTATTGTTTTGCAACATCTGGAAGCACTGAGACCAAGACTGAAGAGACATTTGATGCCTGCTGGTGTGGTTTAACCCTAACtcacaaaagtaaataaaaataaaaccacgCACGAGCGCGCAAATCAACCACTTGCTTCACACTCGCACTCTGGGGAAGAGCATGCTAGTTAACGCACACCCCTTGCGCATTTGTTTTCTCAACCACACGTGAGACGTTGTTTGACATGCTGGATATCGTCAGAAAGTTCTTTTCATTGGCTATTAGGATATCTAAGGCCCGTCCCCAACCCTTGCTGTCTGCTGctgtagctgtcaatcaaagcaTACATGCCCCGTTTTGATAGTGATCGCCTCATTGGCTTGTAAGGCTTGTAAACAAGGAAGTATTGGTCGTACAGACATGTGTGAGGGCTctgtggctgtttcccaatgtcaaggaagcatgctcaacggccgcccttttaaggacgctacgtcatagaacgccgacaagcactgttccaatggtTAGGACACttgaaagccgcgccatttttgcgtcctttgtttttgagaatagGCTCTGTGCACAACTCTAGAAGCGAACTTCCGGTGTCGCCAGGTGTCGGCATACTAGTTTCCGGTCTACTTCCCGTATCAGTTACCACGGCAACTATAAATAGTAAAAAGATGGAAAACCCAACCAAACAACGTAAATTTAATGTTAGAAGACTTCACAAGCTTCAACGGAGTGAAGGCGGATCAAACCAACACTGCTGTGTACCGTTGTGCTCAGCTTCCAGCCGGTATAATGGCAGTTTAAGTTTCAACCGCTTCCCAAAAAAAACAATTCTTCGGGCGCAGTGGATACAGAAGATCAGGAGGACGGGGTTTGAAGTCACCAACCACACGAAGGTGTGCAGTCGGCATTTCGACAACAAGTTGATCACATCAACTGGAAAAGGGTTACGGGTCCTTTTGCCCAACTCAGTGCCTTCTTTGTTCAACTGGAACAACTTCATCGCGAGGCAAACACGGGCTGGTGTGTGGGAGCGAAGAGAGAGACCGGCGAGTCCCGAGCCTTGCTCCGACCCCGAAGAGCCTGAGCTACCCGTTCCAATGGTCTTAGACCATGAGTACAGTGCTACTagtacagtgtgtgttgactgTGAGCACTACAGTGCTATACAAAAAGAGATTGAGGTGCTCAGACAGCAGGTCCAGAGCTACCAGCTGCATACTATATTTGGGCTCGAGCGGTTTGCTACTTCCCCAGAAGACATCCGCTTCTACAccagggccctgtaccacgaagctcgcttagagggttagcgaggtatgttgagctccaagcctgggttagttgtaccacgaaagtctatctcttttagcgtcgctgtatcaccatggtgacttatgctcgcaaccaaacctggtcgggaccagtttttcggcttagtctagccggagatcggctacttaaatcagcgtgcgcagcttcctagcccctcctccgacaatggcgtcaccatttttgGGTGTtaccgtggacctcggcgcacgtatcgtacaggcgtctctccggagacagagggtttttcagGACCGAACTGATCCCCTGGCATTTTCTGACCaaattctttatgagagatacagattctcagcAGAGGGTATTCGTTATCTGATCGAccttgttggaccgtatgtaggcaatgtgacacaaagaagccgtgcacttactgttgcgcagtgtgtctgtgtttccctGCGATTCTTTGCCACGGGCACATATTTACATGCAGTTGGTGATGCGGAACGTATTGGCAAAAATACGGTGTGCCGTGCCATACACAAGGTTGTAGCTGCGCTCAATATTTTGCTCCATAGGTTTGTGGCGTTTCCCAGCTTCTTGCCAAGTCAAATTGTCAAGGAAGGATTTTACACACTTTCAGGTAAAATAAAAGCTCCTGAGTTAGCTTTTAACtcggaggtagcgcgtcagtcttgaatttctgcgtgcGGGATATTCGGCTCCCAAGTgatgtgcatttatgtgtagCTTAAAATGTCCCAATTCTTATGCCATATGGAATAGGACTTATTCACAAGGTTACGGAATAATGCCCTGTGTACACGTTTGCATTTGTAACATTCTACATAATCCCTTTAGGATTCCCCAAACTGATTGGAGCTATTGACTGTACCCATGTCCCCATCACTGGACCTTTAGGGGAACATGAGGCTGACTTTGTGAACAGAAAGTCAACCCATAGCCTCAATGTGCaggtaaagtaggcctattgggCTATAGACCTATATGGGTAGTGAAATTGCAGGTAGCCTACTAAAACTGTTATATGCTTCATAATGGCCAACTATTGTAACAAAAATGCCGTTTTCAGATGACTTGTGACCATCAACTCATGGTTACCAGTGTGGATGCCAAATGGCCTGGCTCGGTCCATGACTCCCGTATTTTTCGGGAGTCAAGTCTTTGCCGACAGTTTCAGGAAGGTGTGGCGCAATAGCCTACACAAGATCACTAACTGTAAATGTCGATTAAGGCACTGATCACATTTTTCTTTCTGATAGGCCGTTATGATGGAATTCTTGTTGGGGACAGAGGGTATGCCTGCATGCCATTCTTAATGACACCATACGGCGACCCACAGAGTGAATCGGAGGCACGGTTCAACAGGGCCTTAAGCACATGCCGGGTGAGGATCGAGATGACCTTTGGAATTCTCAAGGCCCGTGGTTTGAGGGTCAAGCCGGAGAGAGGAAGCCAAATCATCACGGCATGTGTGGTGCTCCACAATATTGCATCAATTCGGAAAGAGAGAGCCCCACATGTGCCATTGGTGGCAGATGATGTGGTGGACCCCATCACGGTGGATCATCCCACAGGAACTGCGGTCAGACGGGCCATCACTAACCAGTTTTTTGGTTAGTTTTTTTGTTTCGTTTCGTTTCCCTCTTTGAAGgatgagttgttgtttttttagggcTGGGCAAGTCAACGCGTTAAGTACGCGATTTATTTAACGGAATTATTCCAAATGGACGCACGTTCTCTTTTGGagcctttttctttttcccATTTAGATTTTCCAAGGTCttgcccacagaatgtcaacataTCAGAAATGATTTTCGTTTAGTTTCACTGACTATACATTCAATTACACTTGCAGGGTCCTGCCTTTACAATTCCCTAATCTGtggtgttcagtaaatgtcAAATTCAACCCACACTGGGTGAAACTCTCTAGATCACTTGGtctagtttttgcttattaagtaggctacatttggtatgaatgttaatgtgtcattccatttgataatctcatAACTTCATTGTGACTTTTGTTCAATAAATACAATGGACGGAAAAACATTTGCTCTTGTTCAATTATTTATTAGCCGTCGCATCGCCATGCAGTTGCTGTGAAAgtaggaaaaataacattatttcAGTAGTCAGTCGAGCTTCACCAAAGAAAATCTAATAAATAGCCTACCCTCTCGAGGAGCTGGATCTCGatcttcaatttttttttcaccaacACTTTGATGTCGTTGTCCAGCTCCAAGTTGCGCTTGTACAGCGCCCTTATAGTGTCTGTTCCAATCTAAAGGAATTATGGGTTACAATCGTAATTCAGTTACCATGGTCAAAGCCTTGTGGCGCACCTTACAAAAGGAATAACCTAAATAAAAACCTTGTCTGTCCCTCGAGAAGGCCTTGAGAAggttgaggttgaggtggaggtggagggctcATCCAATGCCATTTCCCTCTATAGAATAAATGAGTCATGTGAAACAGTTACAGCACTGCTCGGTTGAGTTTCCCCATTGCGATGGCTCTTTAGAAAGTTCAAAGATGGCCCACGTTCAGCGTAGGCTACATTAACCTCGGTTAGTCAAgtgccgtgttgtccattatcccttacataaccgctatgtcagtgacTCAATTAGGCCTATGCATTTTCTAatctacaaattcatattatagctgtgagaattgttacagggtatctgcaggtttcagcaagtcaaatttaagactttttaagacctttttaataccaccttgaatgaaatttaagaccttaaacccGTGATGGTGAAggggatcccgctgtattacaacccaagcatagcatgtgtgtcactcaatgagactcattcaagtttactttctgtctgtttattgaacataaagtgatactccagggctccagactaactttttccttgggtgcactggtgcgcctaaatttttaatttgggtgcaccagaacgtatttatggtgcacccaagttgtgagttgttgagaggggggggggtgggggtgacagcgtctgggcccccgggcagctgcaccggttgcaccgtcgatatttacgccactgattaataatattttcaccattaaataaatgccttcagtaagacctggggggtataccacgaacctcgttgaacatacacaggctttcttgggaaaacctggctcgacagagccgcaactcgcaatcacagttaaatggtaccacaacgctcactttagattcaattagttgaaccaggtattccgctttaggttcaatgcacgttcacataaaaggggcgtttcctgcgtcatttgactcacccttatgcaaaataaagagcggtgtatttcatccaaggcgagcaatgtattattatgaactcctacgaggaattcaaagttcaaatcacagccaaggggaacacggttgcccataatatggctagggtggcgtgctggcaaaaaaaaaaaaaaaaaagtgaaaagattctgcatattgtctaaaaaatattatgtatcatcatcccttttacccccatatatgtggggccccatgaattgcatgcccaagtaccgggaatgcacaatctccgacccaatatcggacgtgcacgtcaagttgcttgcttttagtggcgtggttcaacgtctcaaatatcaaaacaaaatcagccttgttgacgctgcagattagcttgtttcggatgaaaggcgctagtccgaagcgagttatatacgccgttttgtccgttccagcagtaaaggtgctcgcgatttgagagtcagggaacatcaaaccgaagagatctcctatcccctcattcgagttgtaggactggtgcttgaccactgtgtttagaatccacaacacctccgctttcagtgttggtgtcgtaccaaatgctaccctcaggtcagtgctagcagtgcggaccgtctgcggcggtggcgccggggcagagatgcaaaacgtagaaatggctggggtctgtgtgtggctcctggcagaggttttatgtttttggcactgcatatggctgacgacagccttaatccccatggattgaatgtaggctacttttgcacggaatgcatctggcctgttctgggttggcaacggacgctagccaacctcggaaacggatgtcttccagccaactgacgttgaagttgcatttacccattgttgcagactagctagcaagcgcgcagacatctgtttatatatgcagctagcaagaaagtagcCTCTCGTTCATCTCCTTCCCGAAAAGTCccgcgagaaaaaaaaaaaattaaataaccctgccccgacaaatttaagacctccgagttataaatttaagaccagcatatgacatttttgacgaatttaagactttttaaggccttaaatttagaaaaatgaattttaggctttttaagacttttaagacctccgcggacaccctgtGTTACgaaaaatcacctccatagtcgccctggagtcacaggcCGACAGTGTTTCCTGCAAGAATCAGTGACACCTATTATAGGACATTCTttcaaaaaaattaaacatttagaagaatACCCGACACTGCTTTGATATAGGCCtagttatatacctctgattggagattAATTGTCGGCGGCTTCTCCAAAACAATGTttgtaccttcaactaaaaatgacacgattaatttacactcaatcatttcacatttgattagcaagacaattatttatgtccattgccaatacatgaatacatactcgTTACAAACGGGTTCGatgtcgaggcagtggggtcagacGACATCCCCCCATCCACTCCTACCATCATTGGCCGACCTTTGTTGTTGGCGAGAGCCAACTCCTCCGAGATGGTGAAGGGCGGTGCAgcggtccccctcccagtcatattaatttttgttttctttttatttgctacaggtaatcaacatgagattaaaggttggagcctaggccaatgcaaatcataggctagattcacctgaaattattaaaatggatgcttacaacttaccacattgaattatgtttttatatttatttttcacttgGGCCCATGTTCGTAGgtgcgtgctggcaccacatctatgggggtaaaaggcatgatgatagGCCTAGATATTTTTTAGAcgatatgcagaatcttttcacttacgcattaacacggtcggctattttttgccagcacgcaaCCCTAGccttattatgggcaaccgtgttccccttgacTGTAATTTGCTGTTTAAATTCCTCGTACGAATTCATAATTATGCATTGCTCGTCTTGagtgaaatacaccgctcttgCTCGATCCATTTTGCAGaagtgagtcaaatgacgcgagaaacgccccttttatgtgaacgcgcattgaacctaaagcggaaaacctggttcaactaattgaatctaaagtgagcttcgtggtaccacttaactctgattgcgagttgcggctctgtcgagccaggttttcctaagaaagcctgggtatgttcagcgagtttcgtggtatagggcacagGTCTATAGATTTTTTAttgttgtagaataaattaatgttTTCTGGGTATGTTTTTAAAATACATGAACAGCTCTCAAACAAAGCATTTTCCATTaacagtgtgtatttgtgtgatgtATTTTTAAATAGATTTCCATCATATGAGCATCTGGTGGCATTCTGGAAACTAATCGAGACAGCAACGAGCAAAATGATTAGGGTCACTAAAATCAACAGAAGTTATGCCACAAGCACAACTACTGAAAGCCCTTTAACCAGACCAACTGTAAGTATAGGCCTACCAAAAAGTCGGGGTGGCAGAGTAAACTAGCTCAATGTGCATCACTGATTTTGTATGGAGACATATATGCTATTTGATATCGAATACATTTTAGTGGAGTTTGAGGCAATGTgaagctggtgtgtttgtgtctgtgtgcggctcgcgtGCCTGCACTGTGTTGGGGCCGTGGTGGGCGCTCTCGGCTGGAGCTTTCTGCGTGTTGTGGTGGCTGACGAGGAAAGTGcgcttgtgtgtacatttgtgcttAAATAAACATGTTTGTATTGATTATTTGATTAAACATATGACCTCAGCTAAATCCCCCCACGGACACTGTTATAAAAGAAACGGGCGTATAACGGTTTGTTTATAACGGTTGGTTTATCGCTAGCTTTAACATACACTCAAGCTGTGAGGCTTCTCTGATTTCTTCATGGACCTGTGGCACAATGCTCTGATAATCACCTCCGATGTTCCCTTATCTTTGCTAGACACTAAAAAATGGACACACGTTAGTACAGTTAGTACAACAACGGACAGTTAAGTGttttaaatacagaaaaaaatgttGTCGCAAACAAATGTTCACTAAAAAGCCGGTAGTCTGTTACCTACCCTCAAAGTTATGCAAATAACTCGAAATATAGAGCTTAAATCCTTTTTCCCGCTTGCTTGTAGGTGCAAGGGAACTAGCACCAACAATGCGGTGAACATCGTTAACATTTATTGTCGGTAGGTCTTGGAGACATCTAGAAAAGCCAGACATGTTCACGCTATGGACTGGGTCAGTAAGTAGACCGGAAACTAGAATGCCGACACCGTCAGTTGACTTCCGGGTTCTAGTGCACAGAGCCTATTCCGCGATTTTTCAAgaatgcatcgctgcatcctagacgagccaaaactacccacaatcctctgcgttcactgggcgggttcttgaaaatggcagagcagtacacgttcaaatgaagtgaagttatattcgtttttcagaaataatttgtgccgtattgctttttatagattcatcatgttaatgcaaataatcaagcctaaagacctgtgccacttttcaaacgtttttgcaacttaatgatacgttgctatattttgcatggacgtagctggtgttaaacaccactgtcaccaatgtcaatttactcgctcacaagattacattatttatgtatacctatttatgtttgtgttgaattgttttttttagggtcagcccagcaaacggatgcttttgtgcgccttagggtggcgcaccaacatttgtttaccggtggaagggatagtgccactatccaatgttg is a window of Gadus macrocephalus chromosome 8, ASM3116895v1 DNA encoding:
- the LOC132463550 gene encoding putative nuclease HARBI1, yielding MASPFLGVTVDLGARIVQASLRRQRVFQDRTDPLAFSDQILYERYRFSAEGIRYLIDLVGPYVGNVTQRSRALTVAQCVCVSLRFFATGTYLHAVGDAERIGKNTVCRAIHKVVAALNILLHRFVAFPSFLPSQIVKEGFYTLSGFPKLIGAIDCTHVPITGPLGEHEADFVNRKSTHSLNVQMTCDHQLMVTSVDAKWPGSVHDSRIFRESSLCRQFQEGRYDGILVGDRGYACMPFLMTPYGDPQSESEARFNRALSTCRVRIEMTFGILKARGLRVKPERGSQIITACVVLHNIASIRKERAPHVPLVADDVVDPITVDHPTGTAVRRAITNQFFG